Below is a window of Deltaproteobacteria bacterium DNA.
GCCGAGCATCTGCTGGATGAAGCGGATGTCGGCGCCGTTCTCGAGCATCAGCGTCGCCATCGTGTGACGGAAGAGATGGCACGCGCCGCGCTTGCCGAGGTCGGCGGCGAGGACGTAGTTCCGCACCAGTGACGTCATCCCGTTGGGCGAGAAGCGCGTGCCCTCCGCCGTCAGGAAGAGGCCGCCTTCGTCGGGCTCCACCACGAGCTCGGGGCGCACGTCGGCGCGGTACTTCTCGATCCACACCGCCGCGCGGTCTCCGACCGGGATCATTCGGTCCTTCTTCCCCTTGCCCTGGCGCACCATCAGCGTTCCGCGGTCGAGGTCCAGGTCGTAGAGCGCAAGCCCGATCACCTCCATGCGCCGCATGCCCGTCGAGTAGAGCGTCTCGAGGATCGCGCGGTCCCGGATGCCGAGGGAGTCGGTGGTGTCCGCCTGGGCGAGCACCAGGTCGGCCTCTCTCGCGGTGAGCACGTGCTTGGGCAGCCGGTGCTCGAGGCGCGGCAGCTCGAGCTCGCTGGCCGGGTTGTAGAGCAGCACGTTCTGGCGCGTCAGCCACTTGAAGAAGGCGCGGACCGGGACGAGGCGGCTGTACTGGCTGCGGAAGCTGAGCGGCTGTCCGTTCGTGGGCTTGCGGTAGTGGTAGAGGTGGCGCTGGTAGCGCTCGAGGATCGGCTTCGTGACCTCGGCCGGTCGCGTGATCCCGCGCTCCTCGCACCAGGCGCAGAAGAGCGTGAGGTAGGACTCGCGGTTGCTCACGGTCGAGTCGGAGTAGTTGTGGCTCCGCAGCCACTCGAGGTAGCGCGCGAGCCAGGCCGCCATGCCGTGCGGGTCGGCGGGGTCGCCGACGGGCTCGCG
It encodes the following:
- the xerC gene encoding site-specific tyrosine recombinase XerC, with the translated sequence MARRGARKKREPVGDPADPHGMAAWLARYLEWLRSHNYSDSTVSNRESYLTLFCAWCEERGITRPAEVTKPILERYQRHLYHYRKPTNGQPLSFRSQYSRLVPVRAFFKWLTRQNVLLYNPASELELPRLEHRLPKHVLTAREADLVLAQADTTDSLGIRDRAILETLYSTGMRRMEVIGLALYDLDLDRGTLMVRQGKGKKDRMIPVGDRAAVWIEKYRADVRPELVVEPDEGGLFLTAEGTRFSPNGMTSLVRNYVLAADLGKRGACHLFRHTMATLMLENGADIRFIQQMLGHAKLETTQIYTQVSIRQLKEIHTATHPTAKNERRTAVKIDDEHDATPEALPAALDAEASADPEP